The region AGATGGACCATATGCAGATAATGCTCGACGAAATCCAGTTCATCCTGAAGCGTAGAATCCAGCTGTTCAATCTTGTGAATGTACCGGCAGTAGGAAGCCAGATGCAGCGTCATCGCGGTAACCGCATGATAATCCTCAATGCTTGCTTTGCTCTGAATGAAATTCAGGCAGTTATAGAGAAAATGCGGATTAATCTGTGCCTGATACTGCTTCAGCTTCGCTTCCTTTACTTCAATCTCTCCTAGCAGTACCTGCTCGATCAGTGTCTGGGTATTCTCCGCCATCCGGTTAAAAGAATTGCCGAGCACCTTGAACTCATTGACCTGCAGATCGACGGCACGGCTGGAAAAGTCGCCCCGGTCGAACCGGTCAATCGCCTTGCGCAGCATGATCACAGGCTTCTGAACCTGCTTGCGGAGCAGCAGAGTGTAGAACATAATACCAACCAGCACTACCAGTACCGCATACAGGAACAGCCGGTTATTGCGGTTAATCGGTTCGATATACTGGCGCTTGGGATAGGCGTCTATAAAATATAGATCCAGCATGTCCGACTTCATATAGTTAATCTGGTACTCTGTACGGTTCTCTGTAGCGGAGATGGTCCCCCTGTTCCCGCTGATCCGGGGACTGATCGACTGTAACAGCTGCTGCGGAAATGCTTCCCCCGGCTGAATAAAGGCCTGCTCAGAGGCATCATATAGCAGCGGCATACCGGAGACATACTGATCCATCATTTTCACCAGATTATCCAGAGAAATCCTGACTTCAATTAACAGCGAGCTGATATGACTGCGCATGATGTTGGAGTAATATCCCTTGCCTTCCTTATCCATGTGCAGCACCCAGCGGTTCCGCGCCTGCTCCGGGGGACTGAAAGTGCTGAAGGAGAAGGAGGAATCCGAGGATACCGTCTCTTTCTCATCCTCATAGTACAGAATGACTGTATTCTTCCAGGAGGTGGAGGCCGTGTTCAGGGCCAGCTTATCGATGATGGTCAGCTTCATCTCATATTTGGAATATTGATCCCCGAACTTCAGAATATAAGGATATCCACGCACAGACTGGTCCTGTGACAAAGTAATGGTATTTGTCAGCACCTGTTCAAATTGCGTGGATAGCTGGGAGGTCATGAATTCAACCTCATACATTTTATTTTTTCTCAGCTCATTCTGAATGTCCTTCACGTTCAGCCGGTAGATGAGCCAAAACGCACCTACAATGATCAGCAGCATCAGCATCAGGACAAACGACAGCCACTGAAAGATAGACAGTCGATATTTCACATTGCCCTCCTCCGAATGAAAGGACGGCCTAGGGGCCGCCCTTGTTCTTTAACTCTTTATTTCTGCAGGGATTGATACCATTCATTGACCTCAGTGGTCACTTTGTCGCCGCCTGTAGTTTTCCATTTCTCTACAAAGGTATCGAATTCGTCTACCGGTGCTTTGTCATAAATAATTTTGTTCAGAATTTCCTTCTCCAGCTTCTCCAGCATATCTCCGCGGGCGAGCTGAGTTTCAGTAGGTGTACCTGTGAACATCTCAGGCATTACACTGTCCTTCTGGTCGATGATGATCTTGGCTGCTAAGATCTGCTCAGGAATACGCTCGGACAGATTCTTCTCATACTGGTTAGCAGGCTCAGCGCCGCCGGCCAGCTTGGCCAGTGTATTCATCATCAGGTTAGGAATAATAGCTCCATCATAAGTCAGAGTGTAACGGATCGCATCCACCCAGCCGCCTGGAATCTTATCCGTATCCTGCTCTTTCAGGACGGTTCCGTCTTCAGCGATATCATAGTCATAGCCTTTGGCAAAGCCGTTCACGAAGGTTGTGCTGTCCGGGTTAGCCCAGTTATCAAACAGATAGTTCTGGTAGACGAAGAATGCGTCTTTATGCTCCATATCCTTGTTGATCAATACAGCACCGGAGGCGATCTTCGTGCCGTGTCTGCCTACCTTGCCGTCCGGGCCTGCCGGAAGCGGATAAGCCTTATGCACTGCACCTGGAACGTTCTTCTGCAGATCCGGCAGCGGCCAGCCTGTCATCCAGTAAGGGCCGACAATGATACCGGATTTGCCTGCTGTAAAAGCTTCTGTTGCTTTGTTCTCATCATACAGACCGGATTCGGAGGAGATATATCCTTCCTTCATCCATTTCTGCATCGTTGCCAGACCTTGCTTCATCTCCGGCTGAACAGAACCGTAAGCGAGCTGGTTGTCCGCTGTCTTGTTCCACTGGTTAGGCATCGCGCCGAACATCCCGAAGACCCATCCGGCTTCCGACATCCATGTGTTCAGGTTGTTTTTGAAGCCTACAGCCAGTCCCGTTGTATCCTTCTTGCCGTTGCCGTCTGGGTCCTGGTTCGTGAACGCATCGAGGACGGTTTCCAGCTCAGCCAGATTCGTCGGAGCCTTAAGGTTCAATTTCTTCAGCCAATCCTCACGGATATACATAACCGGATCATTATTATAAGCGTTTTCCAAAATCGGGATACCCATCCGCTTGCCGTCTCTCATGTAGGGATTCCACACAGTTGGCTCTTCAGCCATCGCTTTTTTGTAGATATCGGAAGCATATTTGTCGAACAATTCGCCCGCATCGGTGAACTGGCCGCTGTCAATCAGATCGGAGATCAGGGAAGGGCTGCCGCGGAAGGAGATGATATCCGGCATTTTCTCACCTGAGGTCAGCATCAGGCGCAGCTTGGTTTCATAGGCGTTGTTCTGGTCACTTACGGTCCAGAGATACTTGATGTCAATGCCCAGCGTATCCTTGGCCCATTTGGTGTGCACGTTATTCTCGATATTTTCGCCATTCTTGAATTTCAGGCTGCTTGCGATGGGAAATACGGTTGAAATGGTTACCGGCTCTGTATATTTACCATTCTCAAAGGGAGCCGAATACATCGCGTCTTCGCTTGCCGCCGGCTTGTTGTCCCCTTCTGCCTTCTTGTTGTCAGCATTGCCGCCGCATCCGGCCAGCAAGCTGCCCAGCATGACTGTGGATAACACTGCTGCCGCAGAAAATTTCATTTTCTTTATCATTTAATCTTGCACCCCTTTAATTAAAATTTAATCATATTAATTATTTGAGTCAATCTTTTTTAGCTTCCAGCGCGTGCATCACCCCCTTTAAATAGGAAGGACGGCTATTCCTTAACCGCCCCGAGGACAATTCCCTTCACGAAGAAACGCTGCAGGAATGGATACACGATGAGGATTGGTGCCATTCCGATGAAGATCTGAGCGGCTTTGACCGTTCTTTGTGAGATATTCTCCAGATCCTCCGGACGCACGGTCACTTTACTGAAGTCCTGCTGAACAATGACCGACTGCAGGAAGGTCGCCAGCGGATAATTGCGGTGATCCGTCATATAGAGCAGGCCGTCGAACCAAGAATTCCAGTGACCGACAATCGTGAACAGCGACAGTGTGGCAATGGCCGGCATGGATACCGGAAGATATACGCTGAACAGTGTTCTGAAATGACCTGCGCCGTCGATGAAGGCGGCTTCTTCCATTTCTTTGGGCACGGCCCGGAAGAAGTTAAGCAGCAGAATGATATTCCATACCGAGACAGCTCCCGGCAGAATCAGTACCCACAAAGAGTTCATCAGGTGCAGCTTCTGGATCAGAATGTACATCGGCACCAGACCGCCGCTGAACAGCATGGTGAAGACCAGCAGCCAGATATACAGGTTCCGGCGTCTGAACCGGGCGTTCTCTTTGGACAGTGCATAGGCAGCCAGAATGACGATCCCCATGCTAAAAGCAGTTCCCAGCACCGTGCGCTGCAGCGTCACCCAGATGGACCGGGTGAAATTCTCATTGGCTACGGTCTTGGTATAGGCGTCCACTGTGAAATCTACCGGCCACAGACCAACCAAGTTGGCATTGGCTGCCGATTTCCCGCTGAACGATACAGCAAGGACGTGAATCAGCGGGACAACACACATGATCGAAACTGCGATCATCAGGATATAGTTGAACACGGTGAAGATGCGGTAAGGTTTTGTTTTATGATACATGCCAGATTGGCCTCCATTCTAGAAAATACGGTAGTTAGCAAATTTATACGATAGGCGGTAAGCTGTTACGATCAAGACAAAGCTGACAACGGATTTGAACAATCCGACCGCCGTGGAGAAGCTGAACTTACCGTCAACAATTCCTAGTCTGTAGACAAATGTATCGATGATGTCCCCTTTATCGAAGACAAGCGCGTTATACAGGTTGAAGATCTGGTCGAAACCTCCGTTAAGCACGTTACCCAGCGCCAGTGTTCCTACTACGATGGTAATCGGCAGCATGGCCGGCATCGTAATCGACCATGTCTGCTGCCAGCGTCCTGCTCCGTCAACCTCAGCAGCTTCATAGAGTGCCGGGTTAATTCCCGCCAGGGAGGCCAGGAAGACGATGGTGTTGAAGCCGAACTCTTTCCAGACATCACTCACTACTACGACAAACCGGAACCAGTTCCCGTCACCCAGGAAGAAAATCGGCTGGATGCCGAATACACTGACCAGTACCTGGTTGATCAGGCCGCCGTCTCTGGCCAGCAGGTCGGAGAGGATACCGCCCAGGATCACCCATGACAGGAAGTGGGGCATATAGACAATGGTTTGTACCATTTTTTTGAACGCCATCTTGCGGATCTCATTCAGCAGCAGTGCGAATAAGAAGGGAACGATCAGGTTGGCGAGCATTTTCAGCCCGGCAATAATCAGTGTGTTCCAGATGATCTGAACGTTCTCGGGAATACTGAACAGATATTCAAAATGTTCCAGCCCCACCCACTTGGAAGCGCTAAAGCCTAAGCCCGGCTTGTAATTCTTGAAGGCAATCGCAAGTCCTGTCATTGGAATGTAGGCGAAGATCACGGTTAGGATCAATGCCGGCAGAACCATCAGATCGAGGCTAAGCGTCGATTTCCATTTCGATTTTTTCCGGGGACTCCCCGCATTTACATCCAGTTTCTCGCCTTTTACGCTGGCTGGCGTAACCAAGTTTTTCATGCTTCTGCTCCCCTTTGCTGGTCAACGTGTATCCGTTTACTTTGTTTATAAATTAATAATACCTAGCCGGACATGACAGATACATGATAAATACAGAGCATTGATAACAAAATGATAACCACAGGCAGTTTTGAACGTAGCATTACGGTGGCACTTGGATGGACGCTCCGCGAACGGAACGTTGTTACAATCGCTGTGGTCTCCGCTGTTTAAGCGGGGGCAATATTTACTGCAAAAGAACAAACCTTTACGAAGCTATCCACTAACCATGACATGGCGGATTGTAGCTTAGATTAGGTTCAAACAACTTCAAACAGCCATGAGAAACTTCGGCAATTCAGAGGTACCCCGGCAACATTGAGTAGCTTCTAGTTACGCCGCCCAAACGATGGTTGCACAGCCTACTACAGAATTAGTTGGAAAAACGAATCTTAATTTAGCCGTTTTGGAGCTTTTGAGGAAATTAGGTGGATTTATGCTATTTATTTTTGCGGATTTCTTCTTTTTGTTCTGGCCCCGGCGTAACAAGTGCCTTTTTTCCAACTGTTGTCCCGCTAGGTCAATTCCGCGCGCGAACAAGTGCCCAAAATCCAACTATTTCCTGGCATAGAAGTCGGTTATCCGCCCGCTCCAAAGCGTCATTCTCCACCCATCGATTTTCGCCCGCCCGGATGGCACACTCCCTCCCATCACAAAAAGCAGCGGCCCCCCTCATCGGGAGAACCGCTGCTCGCTGAAGGCTATATACTTGCTGAGGCTAATCTACTAATTCGCTAATCTACGGGTTGAGACCGATTATCCGGTACACTACCACCGCAGCCTGCTCCTTGGTCATCTGGGCCATCGGCAGGAAGTTGCCGTTCTGTGCGCCTTGGATGACT is a window of Paenibacillus sp. FSL H3-0469 DNA encoding:
- a CDS encoding histidine kinase is translated as MKYRLSIFQWLSFVLMLMLLIIVGAFWLIYRLNVKDIQNELRKNKMYEVEFMTSQLSTQFEQVLTNTITLSQDQSVRGYPYILKFGDQYSKYEMKLTIIDKLALNTASTSWKNTVILYYEDEKETVSSDSSFSFSTFSPPEQARNRWVLHMDKEGKGYYSNIMRSHISSLLIEVRISLDNLVKMMDQYVSGMPLLYDASEQAFIQPGEAFPQQLLQSISPRISGNRGTISATENRTEYQINYMKSDMLDLYFIDAYPKRQYIEPINRNNRLFLYAVLVVLVGIMFYTLLLRKQVQKPVIMLRKAIDRFDRGDFSSRAVDLQVNEFKVLGNSFNRMAENTQTLIEQVLLGEIEVKEAKLKQYQAQINPHFLYNCLNFIQSKASIEDYHAVTAMTLHLASYCRYIHKIEQLDSTLQDELDFVEHYLHMVHLRKREITFEFGVTAEAGRYRLPRMILQPLVENCIKHGIEPSLKPGIISVAAKEDASYLLITVKDNGIGMTEERLGAVRRHIEDNIISNEQLGTGLRNVNQRLRLYFGKDSGLSVDSVLSEGTCYRIRIEKEGEPHSANSAGR
- a CDS encoding extracellular solute-binding protein, which codes for MIKKMKFSAAAVLSTVMLGSLLAGCGGNADNKKAEGDNKPAASEDAMYSAPFENGKYTEPVTISTVFPIASSLKFKNGENIENNVHTKWAKDTLGIDIKYLWTVSDQNNAYETKLRLMLTSGEKMPDIISFRGSPSLISDLIDSGQFTDAGELFDKYASDIYKKAMAEEPTVWNPYMRDGKRMGIPILENAYNNDPVMYIREDWLKKLNLKAPTNLAELETVLDAFTNQDPDGNGKKDTTGLAVGFKNNLNTWMSEAGWVFGMFGAMPNQWNKTADNQLAYGSVQPEMKQGLATMQKWMKEGYISSESGLYDENKATEAFTAGKSGIIVGPYWMTGWPLPDLQKNVPGAVHKAYPLPAGPDGKVGRHGTKIASGAVLINKDMEHKDAFFVYQNYLFDNWANPDSTTFVNGFAKGYDYDIAEDGTVLKEQDTDKIPGGWVDAIRYTLTYDGAIIPNLMMNTLAKLAGGAEPANQYEKNLSERIPEQILAAKIIIDQKDSVMPEMFTGTPTETQLARGDMLEKLEKEILNKIIYDKAPVDEFDTFVEKWKTTGGDKVTTEVNEWYQSLQK
- a CDS encoding carbohydrate ABC transporter permease; its protein translation is MYHKTKPYRIFTVFNYILMIAVSIMCVVPLIHVLAVSFSGKSAANANLVGLWPVDFTVDAYTKTVANENFTRSIWVTLQRTVLGTAFSMGIVILAAYALSKENARFRRRNLYIWLLVFTMLFSGGLVPMYILIQKLHLMNSLWVLILPGAVSVWNIILLLNFFRAVPKEMEEAAFIDGAGHFRTLFSVYLPVSMPAIATLSLFTIVGHWNSWFDGLLYMTDHRNYPLATFLQSVIVQQDFSKVTVRPEDLENISQRTVKAAQIFIGMAPILIVYPFLQRFFVKGIVLGAVKE
- a CDS encoding ABC transporter permease subunit — translated: MVLPALILTVIFAYIPMTGLAIAFKNYKPGLGFSASKWVGLEHFEYLFSIPENVQIIWNTLIIAGLKMLANLIVPFLFALLLNEIRKMAFKKMVQTIVYMPHFLSWVILGGILSDLLARDGGLINQVLVSVFGIQPIFFLGDGNWFRFVVVVSDVWKEFGFNTIVFLASLAGINPALYEAAEVDGAGRWQQTWSITMPAMLPITIVVGTLALGNVLNGGFDQIFNLYNALVFDKGDIIDTFVYRLGIVDGKFSFSTAVGLFKSVVSFVLIVTAYRLSYKFANYRIF